In the genome of Desulfatiglans sp., one region contains:
- a CDS encoding antibiotic biosynthesis monooxygenase, whose product MINVIATVHVKKGKVQEFLKLFKTIVPKVRAEKGCINYFPAVDFKTGLPPQELDENMVTIMERWESLEDLINHISAPYMAEHLEKEKDLVEKSSIKILKEA is encoded by the coding sequence ATGATAAATGTAATTGCAACAGTTCACGTTAAAAAAGGTAAGGTCCAGGAATTTTTAAAACTATTCAAGACTATTGTTCCAAAGGTGAGGGCAGAGAAGGGGTGTATTAACTATTTTCCCGCTGTTGATTTCAAGACAGGGCTTCCTCCACAGGAGCTGGATGAGAATATGGTAACTATAATGGAGAGGTGGGAGAGCCTTGAAGACCTTATTAACCATATATCAGCCCCATATATGGCTGAACATCTTGAAAAAGAGAAGGACCTCGTGGAAAAGAGCTCCATAAAGATACTTAAGGAAGCCTAG
- a CDS encoding DUF480 domain-containing protein: MDILLTNEEIRVLGCLMEKEMATPEYYPLSINALINACNQKSNRDPVTSYSEGMVASALEGLRKKKLAMESSGSRVARYAQTFSNEYTLKRSEGAVMCILFVRGPQTMGEIRSRTDRLYPFASLEEVQVTISNLERVGLVIKLERQPGRKEHRYAHLLAGEQDIETHEDITQLDAAQKSPDDEDNLNLLKDEITMLREELSDLKKEFEAFKAQFG, translated from the coding sequence ATGGATATTTTACTCACAAATGAAGAAATCAGGGTTCTTGGTTGCCTTATGGAAAAGGAGATGGCAACCCCTGAATATTATCCCCTTTCCATTAATGCCCTTATTAACGCTTGTAACCAGAAGTCAAACCGTGATCCTGTTACATCCTATTCGGAAGGTATGGTAGCAAGTGCTCTTGAGGGGCTGCGCAAAAAGAAACTCGCAATGGAAAGCAGCGGGAGCAGGGTGGCAAGGTATGCCCAGACCTTTTCAAATGAGTATACTTTAAAGCGCAGTGAAGGGGCTGTAATGTGTATCCTGTTTGTACGAGGCCCCCAGACCATGGGTGAAATACGCAGCCGCACAGATAGGCTTTATCCCTTTGCAAGCCTTGAAGAGGTACAGGTGACCATATCAAATCTTGAGAGGGTGGGTCTTGTAATTAAACTCGAAAGGCAGCCGGGCAGAAAGGAACACAGGTATGCCCATCTTTTAGCCGGAGAACAGGATATCGAGACTCATGAGGATATTACACAACTTGATGCCGCTCAAAAGAGCCCAGATGATGAGGATAATCTGAACCTGTTAAAGGATGAAATTACCATGCTGCGGGAAGAACTTTCAGACCTTAAAAAGGAGTTTGAGGCATTCAAGGCACAGTTTGGCTAA